GGTACTATCGCATTTCATTTAAACTCCCCAAAGTTTACGGCTGCGGGGAGTTTTTTTTTAGCTGGATTGTATTCAGTGGTCGGCGCGCCTGCCTTTTTTTCGAGCCTTCTCGCGGTCAATCAATTCCACCCATCCGTCGCGCGTATTCTGCCGGCTATCCAGCTCGCGCGTAAACGGTTTGATATCCAGCACCGGCGTTCCATCCAGCAAATCAAGATCATTAACCCAAATTTTGTTGCCTTCGATTTTTTCCAGGCGAACCAGACTTAAACCGATATGGTTTGGACGCGCCGCAGAACGCGTGGCAAAAATGCCCTTCTCGCGGTCATGCAAATAGGGTTTGACTCTTAGTTTGGTTTCTTGTTTCAGATGCATGTGTACAATCAAAAAGATGTGCGAAAAATCTTCCAGTTTATCCAGGCCGTCAACGTATTCCGGCAAAACTTCCACATAACCTTTAAAACCACCAGCGTAGATGGGTTGTATGGGCGTTTTAGAAGGATCGCTATGCGGGCTATGCACATATCCGATTGGCGTGTAACAAATTTTTTCTATTTTTCCCTTCATTCATTCTCCAAAAATTGTTTAATAACAGCAGATACTCTTTTAAGCTGACAACCAATGGCCAGGTGACCGCAAGGATCATTGAG
This sequence is a window from Caldithrix abyssi DSM 13497. Protein-coding genes within it:
- the tsaA gene encoding tRNA (N6-threonylcarbamoyladenosine(37)-N6)-methyltransferase TrmO → MKGKIEKICYTPIGYVHSPHSDPSKTPIQPIYAGGFKGYVEVLPEYVDGLDKLEDFSHIFLIVHMHLKQETKLRVKPYLHDREKGIFATRSAARPNHIGLSLVRLEKIEGNKIWVNDLDLLDGTPVLDIKPFTRELDSRQNTRDGWVELIDREKARKKGRRADH